The Lentisphaera araneosa HTCC2155 genome has a window encoding:
- a CDS encoding glycoside hydrolase family 88 protein — protein MFQYVYWLLACFFVVGLIFLSVDFYYWFIDRYSRYRIGRWQNHQSWIKRYNRTVIKWLPKTPPVQISDNTHLILWDKITGKFSRNCVQSWQTAGLVLGACEYTQNDTDELLKKCTKHFIDTEGMWRKKPTNVDNSMLAFSLLKYSKRSEFIRPAMDYMISIVEKFISDEDQMIIYNQRTNLRYVDTLGLVCPFLVLYAKIYKEHKYQNLAYEQIRKFNKVGLFQNTYLPAHAYEINSKLPMGVYGWGRGTGWYIIGVLDSFIEMSDSDEKNKLRSQLLAMADFYARFQRQDGGFGTFLQDKKTYDSSATAIFAYFYACCHDIFVKNEYAEISRRSLDMLKSKTRMSGKLDNCQGDTKDVGIFSTRYDSLPFAQGFGLRAYAKIQDVAAN, from the coding sequence GTGTTTCAGTATGTGTATTGGTTACTAGCCTGTTTTTTTGTTGTAGGTTTAATTTTCCTAAGCGTTGATTTTTATTATTGGTTTATCGATCGTTACAGCCGTTACCGAATAGGACGATGGCAAAATCATCAATCTTGGATTAAACGCTATAATCGAACGGTAATTAAATGGTTACCAAAAACGCCGCCTGTTCAAATCTCTGATAATACCCATTTGATTTTATGGGATAAAATCACTGGTAAATTCAGTAGAAATTGCGTGCAGTCCTGGCAGACAGCAGGCTTGGTCTTAGGTGCCTGTGAATATACGCAAAATGATACTGACGAGCTTTTAAAAAAGTGTACCAAACATTTTATCGATACCGAAGGCATGTGGAGAAAGAAACCCACAAATGTTGATAATTCCATGCTGGCTTTTTCTTTGCTAAAATACTCTAAACGTAGCGAATTTATTAGACCTGCGATGGACTATATGATCTCAATCGTTGAGAAATTCATTTCTGATGAGGATCAAATGATCATCTACAACCAGCGAACCAACCTTCGTTATGTTGATACTTTAGGCTTAGTTTGCCCTTTTTTAGTACTCTATGCAAAAATATACAAGGAGCATAAGTATCAAAATTTAGCTTATGAACAAATTAGAAAATTTAATAAAGTTGGCCTTTTCCAGAACACCTACCTTCCCGCTCATGCCTATGAAATTAACTCCAAGCTCCCTATGGGGGTATACGGCTGGGGACGAGGGACGGGTTGGTACATTATTGGCGTCCTTGATTCATTTATTGAAATGAGTGATTCCGATGAAAAAAATAAACTACGTTCGCAACTCCTGGCAATGGCAGACTTTTACGCTCGCTTTCAGCGTCAAGATGGAGGCTTTGGAACTTTCCTACAAGATAAAAAAACCTATGACAGTTCAGCTACAGCTATATTTGCCTACTTCTACGCTTGCTGCCATGACATTTTCGTGAAGAATGAGTACGCTGAGATTTCTCGAAGATCTCTTGATATGCTAAAAAGTAAGACTCGTATGAGTGGCAAGTTAGATAACTGCCAAGGTGACACAAAGGATGTTGGAATTTTTTCAACTCGCTATGATTCCCTGCCTTTTGCTCAGGGCTTTGGCTTAAGAGCTTATGCTAAAATTCAGGATGTCGCGGCTAACTAA
- a CDS encoding glycosyltransferase family 4 protein, whose amino-acid sequence MKDTNSKISPKQTPDLSILTKDTGWYGGHSGFYEQLGKRLKKQPFKGKIFKPKNNLPSKILGRLNNMRFGKPYENDFLSSAQLNFYHKTRNKKNNISCVLNMDDNWQLLKHWKSVPKSLVGVIHIPTSQWAENGQIHTSKWFIREGYEMCHRLKSAIVLWEREIPKIEQLVGPGRVAFVPHGIDTNFFHPGNKPRKKISFLACGQYLRDFDMLQSIFENLQNVYPEVELRIVIPKHFLKIIDLSWAEKNSNVTIISGLSDEELLTEYQLATALLIPFIDSGANNATMEAMACGCPIVSNDIGGIRSYGGGSVYPIGNNSDDLVKIALNLIENSTYTIEMSHKLRSYSLNFDWEKVAPLFYSTVNDLASQ is encoded by the coding sequence ATGAAAGATACAAACTCAAAAATAAGCCCAAAACAAACACCTGACTTATCTATCTTGACAAAAGATACTGGGTGGTATGGGGGACATTCAGGTTTCTATGAGCAGTTAGGTAAACGTCTTAAAAAACAACCATTCAAAGGAAAGATTTTTAAACCTAAAAATAATTTACCTAGTAAAATCCTAGGGCGATTAAACAACATGCGATTTGGCAAACCCTACGAAAATGATTTTTTAAGTAGTGCTCAACTTAATTTTTATCATAAAACACGAAATAAGAAAAATAATATTTCATGTGTACTTAACATGGATGATAATTGGCAACTTTTAAAACACTGGAAATCAGTCCCAAAATCACTAGTTGGCGTTATTCACATACCGACTTCTCAATGGGCAGAAAATGGTCAGATACACACATCAAAATGGTTCATAAGAGAAGGCTATGAAATGTGCCATCGTCTTAAGTCTGCCATCGTTCTTTGGGAACGGGAAATCCCTAAAATAGAGCAATTAGTTGGTCCCGGAAGAGTTGCATTTGTTCCCCATGGCATCGATACTAATTTCTTCCACCCTGGCAACAAACCACGTAAAAAAATATCATTCCTAGCCTGTGGCCAGTATCTTCGTGATTTTGATATGTTACAGTCAATATTTGAAAACTTGCAGAATGTATATCCCGAGGTTGAACTCAGAATAGTCATCCCTAAACACTTCTTAAAAATAATTGACTTATCTTGGGCAGAAAAAAACTCAAATGTTACAATCATATCTGGTTTATCAGATGAAGAGTTGCTAACTGAATATCAGCTAGCTACAGCTTTGCTCATTCCTTTTATTGATTCAGGAGCTAACAATGCAACAATGGAAGCCATGGCCTGCGGGTGTCCAATTGTAAGCAATGATATCGGAGGTATAAGGAGTTATGGTGGTGGGTCAGTATACCCTATTGGTAATAACTCTGATGACTTAGTGAAAATTGCTCTAAACCTGATAGAGAACTCCACATATACAATTGAAATGAGTCATAAACTTAGATCCTATTCTTTAAATTTCGACTGGGAAAAAGTTGCCCCCTTGTTTTATTCAACGGTTAACGACCTGGCATCTCAATAG